In the Streptomyces sp. f51 genome, one interval contains:
- a CDS encoding ABC transporter substrate-binding protein, whose protein sequence is MFNRNRYLRQLAAVTSITLVAACGTLTKGSPAEEGPIVVGTTSAPSTLDPAGSWDGSWELFRNIYQTLLSYPTGSVAPRPDAARKCGFTDETNSVYRCELRPDLTFSDGHPLDASAVKYSIDRIRKIGVRGGPVGLLGSLDRVQAVGTRDVVFHLNKADATFPLVLATPAMSIVDPAHYPADALREDDKAFGSGPYRLGSYTQDKKAELVKNNRYEGFAERRNDAVTIRYFQDSAQLVGALRDKKIDVTYRGLAASDVVALQAQGARKNIQLIDGTGTEISYLVFNPRDPWAGKIAVRHAIAQIVDRTAIAHRVYRDTVDPLYSMVPAGLAGHTTGYFDTYGSPSPARARKILHDAGIDRRVPLTLWYTTDRYGSETGPEFSELKRQLDGSGLFSVTLRSRPWKTYEAGYRSGEYPVFGRGWFPDFPDAENFIAPFVGERNALGTPYPSPRITDDLLPRSRGVRDRGAVARQFEEAQQILVEDARLLPLWQGRQYVAANEEISGAERTLDPSTIMMMWELERKTSW, encoded by the coding sequence GTGTTCAACCGGAACCGATACCTGCGACAGCTGGCGGCGGTCACGTCCATAACCCTGGTGGCCGCGTGCGGCACGCTCACCAAGGGGTCGCCGGCCGAGGAGGGGCCGATCGTGGTGGGCACCACGAGCGCCCCCAGCACCCTGGACCCGGCAGGTTCCTGGGACGGATCGTGGGAGCTGTTCCGCAACATCTACCAGACCCTGCTGAGCTATCCGACGGGCTCCGTCGCCCCGCGTCCCGACGCCGCCCGGAAGTGCGGATTCACGGATGAAACCAACAGCGTCTACCGCTGCGAACTACGTCCTGACCTGACGTTCTCCGACGGCCACCCGCTCGACGCGTCGGCGGTCAAGTACTCCATCGACCGCATCAGGAAGATCGGTGTACGCGGCGGCCCCGTCGGTCTGCTCGGCAGCCTCGACCGGGTCCAGGCGGTGGGAACGCGTGATGTCGTCTTCCACCTCAACAAGGCGGACGCCACGTTTCCGCTGGTCCTGGCGACGCCCGCGATGTCGATCGTCGACCCCGCCCACTACCCCGCCGACGCCCTGCGCGAGGACGACAAGGCCTTCGGCTCCGGGCCCTACAGACTCGGCTCCTACACGCAGGACAAGAAGGCCGAACTCGTCAAAAACAACCGCTACGAAGGCTTCGCCGAGCGCAGGAACGACGCGGTGACGATCCGCTACTTCCAGGACTCGGCCCAACTGGTCGGCGCCCTGCGGGACAAGAAGATCGACGTCACCTACCGCGGCCTCGCCGCATCGGACGTCGTCGCCCTCCAGGCCCAGGGCGCCCGCAAGAACATCCAGCTCATCGACGGCACGGGCACCGAGATCAGCTATCTGGTCTTCAACCCCAGGGACCCGTGGGCCGGGAAGATCGCCGTCCGGCACGCGATCGCCCAGATCGTCGACAGGACCGCCATCGCGCACCGGGTGTACCGCGACACCGTCGACCCGCTGTACTCGATGGTCCCCGCGGGCCTCGCCGGGCACACCACCGGCTACTTCGACACCTACGGCAGCCCGAGCCCGGCCAGGGCGCGCAAGATCCTGCACGACGCGGGCATCGACCGGCGCGTCCCGCTCACCCTCTGGTACACGACCGACCGCTACGGGTCCGAGACCGGTCCGGAGTTCAGCGAGCTCAAGCGTCAGCTCGACGGCTCGGGACTGTTCAGCGTCACGCTCAGGAGCCGCCCCTGGAAGACGTACGAAGCGGGCTACCGCAGCGGCGAGTACCCGGTGTTCGGACGCGGCTGGTTCCCCGACTTCCCCGACGCCGAGAACTTCATCGCGCCCTTCGTGGGGGAGCGGAACGCCCTCGGAACGCCCTATCCCTCCCCCCGGATCACCGACGACCTGCTGCCGCGGTCACGCGGCGTACGCGATCGCGGTGCGGTGGCCAGGCAGTTCGAGGAGGCCCAGCAGATCCTCGTCGAGGACGCCCGGCTGCTGCCCCTGTGGCAGGGCAGGCAGTACGTGGCCGCGAACGAGGAGATCTCCGGCGCCGAGCGGACCCTGGACCCGTCGACGATCATGATGATGTGGGAACTGGAGCGCAAGACCAGCTGGTAG
- a CDS encoding SDR family oxidoreductase → MTTLPELSGKVALITGASRGIGYGVAEALIARGDRVCITGRNEDALKEAVETLGADRVIAVAGKAHDEAHQAVAVERTMEAFGRVDFLVNNAGTNPVFGPIAELDLNVARKVFETNVVSALGFAQQTWKAWQCENGGAIVNIASVAGLAPSPFIGAYGISKAAMINLTVQLAHEFAPKVRVNAIAPAVVKTKFAAALYEGREAEAAAAYPLGRLGVPSDIGGAAAFLTSQQSDWVTGQTLVVDGGMFLNAGVE, encoded by the coding sequence ATGACCACCCTCCCCGAACTCTCGGGCAAGGTAGCGCTCATCACGGGCGCGAGCCGCGGCATCGGCTACGGCGTCGCGGAGGCCCTGATCGCCCGCGGCGACCGGGTCTGCATCACGGGCCGCAACGAGGACGCCCTCAAGGAGGCCGTCGAGACCCTCGGCGCCGACCGCGTCATCGCGGTGGCCGGCAAGGCCCACGACGAGGCCCACCAGGCCGTCGCCGTGGAGCGCACCATGGAGGCCTTCGGCCGCGTCGACTTCCTGGTCAACAACGCCGGTACGAACCCGGTGTTCGGGCCGATCGCCGAGCTGGACCTGAACGTGGCGCGCAAGGTCTTCGAGACCAACGTCGTCTCCGCGCTCGGCTTCGCCCAGCAGACCTGGAAGGCCTGGCAGTGCGAGAACGGCGGCGCGATCGTCAACATCGCCTCGGTGGCCGGCCTCGCGCCCTCGCCGTTCATCGGCGCGTACGGCATCAGCAAGGCCGCGATGATCAACCTGACCGTGCAGCTGGCGCACGAGTTCGCGCCCAAGGTCCGGGTCAACGCCATCGCGCCCGCCGTGGTGAAGACCAAGTTTGCTGCCGCACTCTACGAAGGCCGTGAGGCGGAGGCCGCCGCGGCCTACCCGCTCGGCCGGCTCGGTGTGCCCTCCGACATCGGCGGGGCGGCCGCGTTCCTCACCTCGCAGCAGTCGGACTGGGTCACCGGCCAGACGCTCGTGGTCGACGGCGGGATGTTCCTCAACGCCGGAGTCGAATAA
- the fabG gene encoding 3-oxoacyl-ACP reductase FabG, with amino-acid sequence MSTTEQRVAVVTGAARGIGAATAVRLAAEGRAVAVIDLDEAACKDTVEKITAAGGKALAVGCDVSDEAQVEAAVARIAEELGAPTILVNNAGVLRDNLLFKMSASDWDTVMNVHLRGAFLMAKAVQKYMVEAKFGRIVNLSSSSALGNRGQANYSTAKAGLQGLTKTLAIELGKFGVTANAVAPGFIVTDMTAATAARVGMDFDDFQAAAATQIPVQRVGNPDDIANSIAFFTGDAAGFVSGQVLYVAGGPLN; translated from the coding sequence ATGTCCACCACTGAGCAGCGCGTCGCCGTAGTGACCGGTGCCGCGCGCGGCATCGGCGCCGCGACCGCCGTACGACTGGCCGCGGAGGGCCGCGCCGTCGCGGTGATCGACCTCGACGAGGCCGCGTGCAAGGACACCGTCGAGAAGATCACCGCCGCCGGCGGGAAGGCTCTCGCGGTCGGCTGCGACGTCTCCGACGAGGCCCAGGTGGAGGCCGCCGTCGCGCGGATCGCCGAGGAGCTCGGCGCGCCGACCATCCTCGTCAACAACGCGGGTGTCCTGCGCGACAACCTGCTGTTCAAGATGAGCGCGTCCGACTGGGACACCGTCATGAACGTGCACCTGCGCGGCGCCTTCCTGATGGCCAAGGCCGTCCAGAAGTACATGGTGGAGGCCAAGTTCGGCCGCATCGTCAACCTGTCCTCCTCGTCCGCCCTCGGCAACCGCGGCCAGGCCAACTACTCCACCGCCAAGGCCGGTCTCCAGGGCCTGACCAAGACGCTGGCCATCGAGCTCGGCAAGTTCGGCGTGACCGCGAACGCCGTGGCGCCCGGCTTCATCGTCACCGACATGACCGCCGCCACCGCCGCCCGCGTCGGCATGGACTTCGACGACTTCCAGGCCGCGGCCGCCACCCAGATCCCCGTGCAGCGCGTCGGCAACCCGGACGACATCGCCAACTCCATCGCCTTCTTCACCGGCGACGCGGCCGGATTCGTCTCCGGCCAGGTGCTGTACGTGGCCGGCGGACCGCTCAACTAG
- a CDS encoding DUF3037 domain-containing protein, producing MNGRDVFEYALLRVVPRVERGECFNAGVLVYCRAHSFVAARTHLDESKLLALDPDADIAGVRAALRAVEGVCAGGKAAGQAAHDDAGRRFRWLIAPRSTVVQPGPVHTGLTADPEAETERLLQLLVR from the coding sequence GTGAACGGGCGGGACGTCTTCGAGTACGCGCTGCTGCGGGTCGTGCCGCGGGTGGAACGCGGCGAGTGCTTCAACGCGGGGGTACTGGTGTACTGCCGGGCCCACTCCTTCGTCGCGGCCCGCACCCATCTGGACGAGAGCAAGCTCCTCGCGCTCGACCCGGACGCCGACATCGCGGGCGTACGGGCCGCTCTGCGCGCCGTCGAGGGTGTCTGCGCCGGAGGGAAGGCCGCTGGTCAGGCGGCTCACGACGACGCCGGGCGGCGCTTTCGCTGGCTCATCGCGCCGCGCTCCACGGTGGTCCAGCCGGGCCCCGTGCACACCGGCCTGACCGCCGATCCCGAGGCCGAGACCGAGAGGCTGCTCCAGCTCCTGGTCAGGTAA
- a CDS encoding HipA family kinase — MLKEVNASRYITPLREGGSLPGLVEADDLGTYVMKFTGAGQGRKTLVAEVVCGELARRLGLRVPGLVTIGLDPVLGLGEPDQEVQELLKSSGGPNLGMDFLPRAIGFDPLAFEVSAEEAGRIVWFDALVNNVDRSWRNPNLLMWHGDLWLIDHGATMIWHHHWPGAEKSAAKPYDVSDHALAPFGPDIASAAAELAPRVTEELLAEVTAQIPEAWLAGEPGFATVDELRRAYARPLLARAAVIHERITGIEGDR; from the coding sequence ATGCTCAAGGAAGTGAACGCCTCCCGCTACATCACGCCGTTGCGCGAGGGCGGCTCGCTGCCGGGACTCGTCGAGGCCGACGACCTCGGGACGTACGTCATGAAGTTCACCGGCGCCGGGCAGGGGCGCAAGACGCTCGTCGCGGAGGTCGTCTGCGGTGAACTCGCCCGCCGCCTCGGCCTGCGGGTGCCCGGCCTGGTGACGATCGGCCTCGACCCGGTCCTCGGGCTCGGCGAACCCGACCAGGAGGTCCAGGAGCTGCTGAAGTCGAGCGGCGGCCCGAACCTCGGGATGGACTTCCTCCCCCGCGCCATCGGCTTCGACCCGCTCGCCTTCGAGGTGAGCGCCGAGGAAGCCGGCCGCATCGTCTGGTTCGACGCCCTGGTCAACAACGTCGACCGCTCCTGGCGCAACCCCAACCTCCTCATGTGGCACGGCGATCTGTGGCTCATCGACCACGGCGCCACGATGATCTGGCACCACCACTGGCCGGGCGCCGAGAAGTCCGCCGCCAAGCCGTACGACGTCTCCGACCACGCGCTCGCCCCCTTCGGCCCCGACATCGCCTCGGCCGCCGCCGAACTGGCCCCGCGGGTCACCGAAGAACTGCTGGCCGAGGTCACGGCCCAGATCCCGGAGGCATGGCTGGCCGGCGAACCGGGCTTCGCGACGGTCGACGAACTGCGCCGCGCCTACGCGCGGCCGCTGCTGGCACGCGCCGCCGTCATCCACGAGCGGATCACGGGCATCGAGGGGGACAGGTGA
- a CDS encoding Rieske (2Fe-2S) protein, whose product MTSESLHSAQAPARRTVVAAVGAAGIAVALTACGADDKASGSVGSGNGAGGNAAGTELAKTSDIPEGGGKVFADQGVVVTQPTAGTFKAFSSKCTHQGCAVKGIANGVITCPCHGSQFSATDGSVKKGPATTGLAAADIKVDGTSIKLA is encoded by the coding sequence ATGACCAGCGAATCGCTTCACTCCGCACAGGCCCCTGCCCGGCGCACCGTGGTGGCGGCGGTCGGCGCGGCGGGGATCGCCGTCGCGCTGACCGCGTGCGGGGCGGACGACAAGGCCTCCGGTTCCGTGGGCTCCGGCAACGGGGCGGGCGGGAACGCAGCCGGCACGGAGCTCGCCAAGACCAGCGACATCCCGGAGGGCGGCGGCAAGGTCTTCGCCGACCAGGGCGTCGTGGTGACCCAGCCGACGGCGGGCACCTTCAAGGCCTTCTCGTCCAAGTGCACCCACCAGGGCTGTGCGGTCAAGGGCATCGCGAACGGTGTCATCACCTGCCCCTGTCACGGCAGCCAGTTCTCCGCCACCGACGGCAGCGTGAAGAAGGGGCCCGCCACGACCGGGCTGGCGGCGGCCGACATCAAGGTCGACGGGACCTCCATCAAGCTCGCCTGA
- a CDS encoding cysteine hydrolase, whose protein sequence is MPSFEQLSELLDPVGTVLLTVECQQGVVGPDSALPELAREARSSGVLDRIAQLVGAAHESGVQVIHAVAERRPDGRGANRNARLFRAAERLPVRQLTGTAAVRIAPPVEVAEEDLVVRRLHGLSPISGTDVDPLLRNLGCRTLVVTGVSANIAIPNAVFDAVNRGYTVVVPADAVAGVPSEYTPAMVRNTLALVATVTTTGDILACFKARRP, encoded by the coding sequence ATGCCGTCGTTCGAGCAACTCAGCGAACTCCTCGACCCCGTCGGCACGGTACTGCTCACCGTGGAGTGCCAACAGGGCGTCGTGGGCCCGGACAGCGCGCTGCCCGAACTCGCCCGGGAGGCACGGTCGTCCGGGGTGCTCGACCGGATCGCCCAACTGGTCGGCGCCGCGCACGAGAGCGGGGTGCAGGTGATCCACGCGGTCGCCGAACGCCGCCCGGACGGCCGCGGCGCCAACCGCAACGCCCGGCTGTTCCGCGCGGCCGAGCGACTGCCCGTGCGCCAGCTGACCGGCACGGCCGCCGTACGGATCGCGCCGCCCGTCGAGGTCGCCGAGGAGGACCTCGTCGTACGCCGGCTGCACGGTCTGTCGCCCATCTCGGGCACCGACGTGGACCCGCTGCTGCGGAACCTGGGCTGCCGCACCCTCGTGGTGACGGGGGTCTCGGCCAACATCGCGATTCCCAACGCCGTGTTCGACGCCGTGAACCGCGGCTACACCGTCGTCGTACCGGCGGACGCCGTCGCGGGAGTGCCCTCCGAGTACACCCCCGCGATGGTCCGCAACACGCTCGCGCTGGTCGCCACCGTCACGACCACCGGCGACATCCTGGCCTGCTTCAAGGCGCGGCGGCCCTGA
- a CDS encoding pyridoxamine 5'-phosphate oxidase family protein, with translation MTVTQRRGRKIMMTPGELDEFLTTQRTCRVASVSKDGVPHVSALWFAWDGTSLWLYSVVRSKRWVQLRNDPRVAVVIDSGEEYGELRGVELSGTVEFVGEFPRTGELCAELDVPEILFARKNFGLEEMPHDGRHAWMRLTPDAIASWDFRKLPPL, from the coding sequence ATGACCGTCACCCAGCGCAGGGGCCGGAAGATCATGATGACGCCCGGGGAACTGGACGAGTTCCTCACCACCCAGCGCACCTGCCGCGTCGCCTCCGTCTCCAAGGACGGCGTCCCGCATGTCAGTGCCCTCTGGTTCGCCTGGGACGGCACCTCGTTGTGGCTGTACTCGGTGGTGCGCAGCAAGCGCTGGGTACAGCTGCGGAACGACCCGCGGGTCGCCGTGGTGATCGACTCCGGCGAGGAGTACGGGGAGCTGCGGGGCGTCGAGCTGTCCGGCACGGTGGAGTTCGTCGGCGAGTTCCCGCGCACCGGGGAACTGTGCGCCGAACTCGACGTGCCGGAGATCCTGTTCGCCCGCAAGAACTTCGGCCTGGAGGAGATGCCGCACGACGGCCGGCACGCGTGGATGCGGCTGACCCCGGACGCGATCGCCTCGTGGGACTTCCGCAAGCTCCCCCCGCTGTAG
- a CDS encoding LysR family transcriptional regulator: MLNLERLRTLDALARHGSVSGAAEGLHVTTSAVSQQMSKLEREVGQQLLAKNGRGVRLTDAGRLLAEHAARILSQVELAQSDLEARRGQVAGELRLSAFPTAARGLFPAALAELRAEHPGLRVRSSELEPEAGVAGVVRGDLDLAVVLDWYNKPMPLPDGLVKASILDDPADVAMPAGHRLAGRDEVDLGDFTDDEWITWGEGEFCHEWLMFTLRSQGVEPRVGHRAGETHTQLGLVAAGLGVCVAPLLGRHPMPEGVVTVPVRQRVRRHVYVVWRADADRRPSIRAAVDALRRAGAAVE, from the coding sequence ATGTTGAATCTGGAGCGCCTGCGCACGCTCGACGCCCTCGCCCGGCACGGCTCGGTGAGCGGCGCGGCCGAGGGACTGCACGTGACCACCTCCGCCGTCTCCCAGCAGATGTCGAAGCTGGAGCGCGAGGTGGGACAGCAGCTGCTCGCCAAGAACGGCAGGGGAGTGCGCCTGACCGACGCGGGGCGGCTGCTCGCCGAGCACGCGGCCCGCATCCTGTCCCAGGTCGAACTCGCGCAGTCCGACCTGGAGGCGCGCCGCGGTCAGGTCGCGGGCGAGCTGAGACTGTCCGCGTTCCCGACCGCGGCGCGTGGACTGTTCCCCGCGGCACTCGCGGAACTGCGCGCCGAACACCCCGGGCTGCGGGTGCGCTCCAGCGAACTGGAGCCGGAGGCGGGGGTCGCGGGAGTGGTGCGCGGGGACCTGGACCTCGCCGTCGTGCTCGACTGGTACAACAAGCCGATGCCGCTGCCCGACGGACTGGTGAAGGCGTCGATCCTCGACGACCCGGCCGATGTGGCGATGCCGGCCGGGCATCGGCTCGCGGGCCGGGACGAGGTGGACCTCGGGGACTTCACCGACGACGAGTGGATCACCTGGGGCGAGGGCGAGTTCTGCCACGAATGGCTGATGTTCACGCTGCGCTCGCAGGGCGTCGAACCGCGCGTCGGGCACCGTGCCGGGGAGACCCACACCCAGCTCGGACTCGTCGCCGCGGGGCTCGGCGTGTGCGTGGCTCCGCTCCTGGGACGCCACCCGATGCCCGAGGGCGTCGTCACGGTCCCGGTCCGGCAGCGAGTGCGCCGCCATGTCTACGTCGTGTGGCGGGCCGACGCCGACCGCCGGCCCTCGATCAGGGCGGCGGTGGACGCCTTGCGCAGAGCCGGCGCGGCCGTGGAGTAG
- a CDS encoding DMT family transporter — protein sequence MSTVASSRTVAPHDVEPRHRTALDWRVRFGVLSLIWGFSFLFIKVGTEGYAPFQVTFGRLLFGSAVLVAAMAVKRERLPRGARTWGHLAVAAFLLNALPFSLFAYSELTIPSTLAGICNATSPLWGMALSLVALSEDRPTRRRVAGLGIGFLGVLTVLGVWQGFHGLDAKGTAMALLASLSYPIGWIYVRRTLAGTGHSHLSMTGAQLLVATVQLAFVTPLFTTLPSHVAWVPLLAIAALGALGTGLAMLVQYGIVAEVGPTTAQMVTYFIPVIATAAGVAILGESLAWSTPVGAVIVLAGAALTQAKPRR from the coding sequence ATGAGCACCGTCGCCTCCTCCCGCACCGTCGCGCCGCACGACGTCGAACCCCGCCATCGCACCGCCCTCGACTGGCGCGTCCGCTTCGGCGTCCTGTCGCTGATCTGGGGATTCAGCTTCCTGTTCATCAAGGTCGGCACGGAGGGCTACGCGCCGTTCCAGGTCACCTTCGGCCGGCTGCTGTTCGGCAGCGCGGTGCTCGTGGCGGCGATGGCGGTGAAGCGGGAGCGGCTCCCGCGCGGGGCGCGCACGTGGGGGCACCTCGCGGTCGCGGCCTTCCTGCTGAACGCGCTGCCGTTCTCCCTGTTCGCGTACTCCGAGCTGACCATCCCCTCCACGCTCGCGGGCATCTGCAACGCCACCTCACCGCTGTGGGGCATGGCCCTGTCCCTGGTCGCCCTCTCCGAGGACCGGCCGACCAGACGCAGGGTGGCCGGTCTCGGCATCGGCTTCCTGGGCGTCCTGACGGTTCTCGGCGTCTGGCAGGGCTTCCACGGTCTGGACGCCAAGGGCACGGCGATGGCCCTGCTGGCCTCGCTGAGCTATCCGATCGGCTGGATATACGTGCGCAGGACCCTGGCGGGCACGGGCCACTCCCACCTGTCGATGACCGGCGCCCAGCTGCTCGTGGCCACCGTCCAGCTGGCCTTCGTGACCCCGCTGTTCACGACGCTCCCCAGCCATGTCGCCTGGGTGCCGCTGCTCGCCATCGCGGCGCTGGGCGCGCTCGGCACGGGCCTGGCGATGCTCGTCCAGTACGGCATCGTCGCCGAGGTCGGCCCCACGACCGCGCAGATGGTCACGTACTTCATCCCGGTCATCGCCACCGCCGCCGGTGTCGCGATCCTCGGCGAGTCGCTGGCCTGGTCGACGCCGGTCGGCGCGGTGATCGTCCTGGCGGGCGCGGCCCTCACCCAGGCGAAGCCGCGCCGCTGA
- a CDS encoding aminotransferase class I/II-fold pyridoxal phosphate-dependent enzyme: protein MLGEYRIEGRRAADIAADVERAVGAGELEPGQLLPPMRELAERLEVNPNTVAAAYRTLRERGVIETAGRRGSRVRPKPATTGREHLRVEAPEGVRDLGEGNPDPALLPALAEAFAAATRQSDRHPVQYGQDAVEPELGRLARAALDADGVPEGAVVVTSGSLDAIERVLMAHLRPGDTVAVEDPGWGSLFDLLPALGLRTAGVGVDDEGPLPDDVRRALESGARALIVTDRAQNPTGAAVTAARARALRSVLGAYPRTLLIEDDHGHQIVDLPLHPLAGVTRSWAFVRSVAKAYGPDLRLAVLTGDPVTTDRVHGRQRVGPGWVSRLLQKAVVHLWTSGTVDVEAVAAAYGARRDLLIDALRARGVEARGRSGMNVWIPVPDETGAVSRLLHHGWAVAPGARFRMSSPPGIRITVSTLRTEDTAPLADAVASAVGPAPARRYV, encoded by the coding sequence GTGCTAGGAGAGTATCGGATCGAAGGACGTCGCGCAGCCGACATCGCGGCCGATGTCGAGCGGGCGGTCGGGGCCGGGGAGCTGGAGCCGGGGCAACTTCTGCCGCCCATGCGGGAGTTGGCGGAACGGCTCGAGGTCAACCCGAACACGGTCGCGGCCGCCTACCGCACCCTGCGCGAGCGCGGGGTCATCGAGACCGCGGGCCGTCGGGGCAGCCGGGTGCGCCCGAAACCGGCCACCACGGGACGCGAGCATCTGCGCGTCGAGGCGCCCGAGGGCGTGCGGGACCTGGGCGAGGGCAATCCCGATCCCGCCCTGCTGCCCGCGCTCGCCGAGGCCTTCGCGGCGGCGACCCGCCAGTCGGACCGGCACCCCGTGCAGTACGGGCAGGACGCCGTCGAGCCCGAACTGGGGCGCCTGGCGCGTGCCGCGCTCGACGCGGACGGGGTGCCCGAGGGGGCCGTCGTCGTCACCTCGGGATCGCTGGACGCGATCGAGCGCGTTCTGATGGCCCACCTCAGGCCCGGCGACACGGTGGCCGTCGAGGACCCCGGCTGGGGCAGCCTGTTCGACCTCCTCCCGGCGCTGGGGCTGCGTACGGCCGGGGTCGGTGTCGACGACGAGGGTCCGCTTCCCGACGACGTCCGGCGAGCGCTGGAGTCCGGGGCGCGGGCCCTGATCGTCACCGACCGCGCGCAGAACCCCACCGGTGCCGCGGTCACCGCCGCCCGCGCGCGTGCCCTGCGCTCGGTGCTCGGCGCGTACCCGCGGACCCTGCTCATCGAGGACGACCACGGCCATCAGATCGTCGATCTGCCCCTGCATCCGCTGGCCGGCGTCACGCGCAGCTGGGCGTTCGTGCGCTCCGTCGCCAAGGCGTACGGTCCCGATCTCCGGCTCGCCGTGCTCACCGGGGACCCCGTCACCACCGACCGGGTGCACGGGCGGCAGCGGGTCGGCCCCGGCTGGGTGAGCCGGCTGCTCCAGAAGGCCGTGGTCCACCTGTGGACCTCGGGCACGGTGGACGTGGAGGCGGTGGCGGCCGCGTACGGCGCCCGTCGCGACCTGCTGATCGACGCGCTGAGGGCGCGCGGTGTCGAAGCGCGTGGACGCAGCGGGATGAACGTCTGGATCCCCGTGCCGGACGAGACCGGGGCCGTCTCCCGGCTGCTGCACCACGGCTGGGCGGTCGCGCCCGGCGCCCGGTTCAGGATGAGCTCGCCCCCGGGCATCCGGATCACCGTCTCGACGCTCAGGACCGAGGACACCGCACCGCTGGCGGACGCCGTCGCCTCCGCCGTGGGCCCGGCCCCGGCCCGCCGCTACGTCTGA
- a CDS encoding pyridoxamine 5'-phosphate oxidase family protein: MAMSETSTQHRTTGSAAYTPTDRTVPTRSKERAAYDRELVHAILDEGYVCHLGFVRDGAPVVLPTLYARVGERLYVHGSTGSRPLRMSGQADPGLAVCLTVTHVDGLVLARSAFHHSINYRSVVVHGVAHQVTDPEERRLALDALVDHVVPGRSADSRPANAKELAATAVISLDLDEVSAKLRGGGPSDEPEDLSLPHWTGVVPLVRGHGTPVPADDLAPGIELPDYLKAL, translated from the coding sequence ATGGCAATGTCGGAGACGAGCACCCAGCACAGGACGACGGGGTCCGCCGCCTACACCCCGACCGACCGCACTGTCCCCACCCGCTCCAAGGAACGCGCCGCCTACGACCGCGAGCTGGTGCACGCGATACTCGACGAGGGGTACGTCTGCCACCTCGGCTTCGTCCGCGACGGCGCGCCCGTCGTCCTGCCGACGCTCTACGCACGGGTCGGCGAGCGGCTCTACGTGCACGGATCGACGGGCTCGCGTCCGCTGCGGATGTCCGGCCAGGCCGACCCGGGGCTCGCCGTCTGTCTGACGGTCACCCATGTCGACGGACTGGTGCTGGCCCGCTCCGCCTTCCACCACTCGATCAACTACCGCTCCGTGGTCGTGCACGGCGTCGCCCACCAGGTGACGGACCCCGAGGAGAGGCGCCTCGCCCTGGACGCACTGGTCGACCACGTCGTCCCCGGCCGCTCGGCGGACTCCCGCCCCGCCAACGCCAAGGAGCTCGCCGCCACGGCCGTGATCAGCCTGGACCTCGACGAGGTCTCCGCCAAGCTGCGCGGCGGCGGCCCCAGCGACGAGCCCGAGGACCTCTCCCTGCCCCACTGGACCGGAGTGGTCCCGCTCGTCAGGGGACACGGAACGCCCGTCCCCGCGGACGACCTGGCACCGGGCATCGAACTGCCCGACTACCTGAAGGCCCTGTGA